A genomic window from Quercus lobata isolate SW786 chromosome 10, ValleyOak3.0 Primary Assembly, whole genome shotgun sequence includes:
- the LOC115962789 gene encoding kunitz trypsin inhibitor 5-like encodes MRSGLLVVPIFLFAITTKPWLGAADSAPDPVLDLDGKKVRTGADYYILPVIRGRGGGLGLASTRSKTCPLHVVQERHEVSEGLPLTFSPVNQKKGVVRVSTDLNINFSASTICVQSTVWNLDKFVDSIRQWFVTTGGVKGNPGRETTSNWFKIEKYEDRYKLVFCPTVCNFCKVLCKDVGIYIEDGRRHLALSDVPFMVMFKKA; translated from the coding sequence ATGAGGAGCGGATTACTAGTTGTACCCATATTTCTCTTTGCCATCACAACGAAACCATGGCTTGGGGCAGCCGATTCTGCACCTGATCCGGTGCTTGACTTAGATGGTAAGAAGGTCCGAACAGGTGCTGATTACTATATCTTACCAGTAATCCGTGGCAGAGGTGGTGGACTTGGCCTTGCAAGCACTAGGAGCAAGACATGTCCACTTCATGTTGTCCAAGAACGACATGAGGTATCCGAAGGTCTCCCACTCACATTTTCTCCTGTGAACCAAAAGAAAGGTGTTGTACGTGTATCCACAGATCTAAACATAAACTTCTCTGCATCAACAATCTGTGTTCAATCAACTGTGTGGAACCTTGACAAGTTTGTTGATTCAATAAGACAGTGGTTTGTCACTACTGGTGGGGTTAAAGGCAACCCTGGTCGTGAAACAACGAGCAATTGGTTTAAGATTGAGAAATATGAGGATCGCTACAAGCTTGTTTTCTGTCCTACGGTGTGTAATTTCTGCAAGGTTTTGTGCAAAGATGTTGGCATTTACATTGAAGATGGCAGAAGGCATTTGGCTCTGAGTGATGTGCCATTTATGGTGATGTTCAAGAAAGCTTAA